The Cupriavidus nantongensis genome has a segment encoding these proteins:
- a CDS encoding YggT family protein: MFSEIALFLLDTVFTLFGMALLLRVWMQLTRLPTRNPVSQGVFQITDWLVRPLRRIIPGVGGIDWATILAAWLTAVVFLALVALISGIDLPGFVPAMLLTAVLYVLKWAISLVMWVTLLMAILSWVNPHSPITPAIDHLTAPVLRPIQRVVPRLGGFDISPLVLFVIAQILLMVLARLGAGIIGLH, translated from the coding sequence ATGTTCTCGGAAATCGCTCTCTTCCTGCTGGATACCGTCTTTACCCTGTTCGGCATGGCGCTGCTGCTGCGCGTCTGGATGCAGCTGACGCGGCTGCCCACGCGCAACCCGGTCTCGCAGGGCGTGTTCCAGATCACCGACTGGCTGGTGCGGCCGCTGCGCCGGATCATCCCGGGCGTGGGCGGCATCGACTGGGCCACGATCCTGGCCGCGTGGCTGACCGCGGTGGTGTTTCTGGCTCTGGTCGCGCTGATCAGCGGCATCGACCTGCCCGGCTTCGTTCCCGCCATGCTGCTGACCGCCGTGCTCTATGTGCTGAAATGGGCCATCAGCCTGGTGATGTGGGTCACGCTGCTGATGGCGATCCTGTCGTGGGTCAACCCGCATTCGCCGATCACCCCGGCGATCGACCACCTGACCGCGCCGGTGCTGCGCCCGATCCAGCGCGTGGTGCCGCGCCTGGGCGGCTTCGATATCTCGCCGCTGGTGCTGTTCGTGATTGCGCAGATCCTGCTGATGGTCCTCGCCCGGCTGGGCGCCGGCATCATCGGCCTGCACTGA
- a CDS encoding LysR family transcriptional regulator: MNETIQWNDWEAFCCVVEQGTFTAAAEQLDCPKSRVSAAVARLETAIGAKLLERTTRRMRLTDAGKAVYRDVAPLFARLREIRQETLAREERVQGVLRIATPYEFGAQQLGGVICRTLAAHPALDVAVEITQGLVDPIRDGFDVAFVIVDADLPDSGTVARRIYHVERGLFAAPALAASLPAQLRPEDLANMPTLTTPGDTVWEFTRDDQTVSVPIRPRMQTHNAELRLQGALAGLGIARLSVIYCEAEVAQGRLVRVLPDYPLPPLRVFALLPDRRLQPRKVRAFMEAIESMMVSELPPEGDAETARDAGPDAAADGLAPGEARTAG, encoded by the coding sequence GTGAACGAAACAATCCAATGGAATGACTGGGAGGCGTTCTGCTGCGTGGTCGAGCAGGGCACGTTCACGGCCGCGGCGGAGCAGCTCGACTGTCCCAAGTCGCGCGTGTCGGCCGCCGTGGCGCGGCTGGAAACCGCCATCGGCGCCAAGCTGCTGGAGCGCACCACGCGCCGCATGCGCCTCACCGATGCCGGCAAGGCGGTCTATCGCGACGTCGCGCCGCTGTTCGCGCGGCTGCGCGAAATCCGCCAGGAAACGCTGGCGCGCGAAGAGCGCGTGCAGGGCGTGCTGCGCATCGCCACGCCCTATGAATTCGGCGCGCAGCAGCTCGGCGGCGTGATCTGCCGCACGCTGGCGGCACACCCCGCGCTGGATGTGGCGGTGGAAATCACCCAGGGCCTGGTCGACCCGATCCGCGACGGCTTCGACGTGGCCTTTGTCATCGTCGACGCCGACCTGCCGGATTCCGGCACGGTGGCGCGCCGGATCTACCACGTCGAGCGCGGCCTGTTCGCCGCGCCGGCGCTGGCGGCCAGCCTGCCGGCGCAGCTGCGCCCGGAAGACCTGGCCAATATGCCGACGCTGACCACGCCCGGCGACACGGTGTGGGAATTCACCCGCGACGACCAGACCGTATCGGTGCCGATCCGCCCGCGCATGCAGACCCACAACGCCGAACTGCGCCTGCAGGGCGCGCTGGCGGGGCTGGGCATCGCGCGGCTGTCGGTGATCTATTGCGAGGCCGAGGTCGCGCAGGGGCGGCTGGTGCGCGTGCTGCCCGACTATCCGCTGCCGCCGCTGCGCGTGTTCGCGCTGCTGCCGGACCGGCGCCTGCAGCCGCGCAAGGTGCGCGCCTTCATGGAAGCGATCGAATCGATGATGGTGTCGGAGCTGCCGCCGGAAGGCGATGCCGAGACGGCGCGGGACGCCGGGCCGGATGCCGCGGCGGACGGGCTGGCACCGGGAGAGGCGCGTACGGCGGGCTGA
- a CDS encoding MarR family winged helix-turn-helix transcriptional regulator, protein MPSKSASSPQPAPLSKADFEALSDFRYQLRRFLRFSEDAARAEGLTVQQYLLLLHIRGCVDKDWASIGELAERLQAKQHGVVALVNRSEAAGLVKRRLNPEDRRVVQVHLTAKGERYLNRLAMLHRTELESLRGAFRVARITQFNDDGAERG, encoded by the coding sequence ATGCCCAGCAAGTCAGCCTCGTCGCCGCAACCCGCCCCGCTCAGCAAGGCCGACTTCGAGGCACTGTCCGACTTCCGCTACCAGCTGCGCCGCTTCCTGCGGTTTTCCGAAGACGCGGCGCGCGCGGAAGGGCTGACGGTGCAGCAATACCTGCTGCTGCTGCATATCCGCGGCTGCGTCGACAAGGACTGGGCCTCGATCGGTGAACTGGCCGAGCGCCTGCAGGCCAAGCAGCACGGCGTGGTGGCGCTGGTCAATCGCAGCGAGGCCGCCGGGTTGGTCAAGCGCCGGCTCAATCCCGAAGACCGCCGCGTGGTGCAGGTGCACCTGACCGCCAAGGGCGAGCGCTACCTGAACCGGCTGGCGATGCTGCACCGGACCGAGCTCGAATCGCTGCGCGGCGCGTTCCGCGTGGCCCGCATCACGCAGTTCAACGACGATGGCGCGGAGCGCGGCTGA
- a CDS encoding MFS transporter, giving the protein MQQTPVPAGSDALAPAIPAIPAPAAPGTATPQRQRMQLASHPEMGHWRLSLFGLTLGLVTGIDFSSTLMMGVASQHIQGGVGAAPEDYLYAISAYAATAVLMNMVLDQVARRITYKRFTMVSLLVFIAGSVICAEFASPAGLITGKAVQGLGAGGLFAASRILAQLVSTPAERAPLMLRFGGGSFSMLAITPWLTSIFLDDIGWRAVFLFQAGIALPVLLSVALTYPTRAARDPHPPVSTLDWPAAIAAALGALVFLHTLQEMRYTRFFSSLEMPLAALCGVALFAFSGWRLYRHPDPWIDFSRLAGRQYLYGLGFYTLYYLLSSGWSFLLPTLTQTGLGLTFRTTCMLLSTSGTVSAIGAVVITLGMALVFRKRRVIAIGFIVYACAAMLLSTQLMPGAPDYALVPVVLLEGLTPVLLMVQVASMTYLEVPVEDFSHAYQFKNVCKQIASAMGTGLASVFMQDGLAQHRTHLVEHITRFNPALQMPDALSAAGLAKISQEVDRQATLLAGMDLLHGFAALCVAAGVFVLVQRSFR; this is encoded by the coding sequence ATGCAACAAACGCCTGTCCCGGCCGGATCGGACGCGCTAGCCCCAGCCATTCCGGCCATTCCAGCCCCCGCCGCCCCCGGCACCGCTACCCCCCAGCGCCAGCGCATGCAGCTCGCCAGTCACCCCGAGATGGGTCACTGGCGTCTTTCATTGTTCGGCCTGACGCTGGGTCTGGTGACCGGCATCGACTTCTCGTCCACGCTGATGATGGGCGTGGCCAGCCAGCATATCCAGGGCGGCGTCGGTGCCGCGCCGGAGGACTACCTGTACGCGATCTCGGCCTACGCCGCCACCGCGGTGCTGATGAATATGGTGCTCGACCAGGTCGCGCGCCGCATTACGTACAAGCGCTTCACCATGGTGTCGCTGCTGGTGTTTATCGCCGGCTCGGTGATCTGCGCGGAGTTCGCCAGCCCGGCCGGGCTGATCACCGGCAAGGCGGTGCAGGGGCTTGGCGCGGGCGGCCTGTTCGCGGCCTCGCGCATCCTGGCCCAGCTGGTGTCGACGCCGGCCGAGCGCGCGCCGCTGATGCTGCGCTTCGGCGGCGGCTCGTTTTCCATGCTGGCGATCACGCCGTGGCTGACCAGCATCTTCCTGGACGACATCGGCTGGCGCGCGGTGTTCCTGTTCCAGGCCGGCATTGCGCTGCCGGTGCTGCTGTCGGTCGCGCTGACCTACCCCACGCGCGCGGCGCGCGATCCGCATCCGCCGGTGTCGACGCTGGACTGGCCCGCCGCCATCGCCGCCGCGCTGGGCGCGCTGGTGTTCCTGCATACGCTGCAGGAAATGCGCTACACGCGCTTCTTCAGCTCGCTCGAGATGCCGCTGGCCGCGCTGTGCGGCGTGGCGCTGTTTGCCTTCAGCGGCTGGCGGCTGTATCGGCATCCGGACCCGTGGATCGACTTCTCGCGCCTGGCCGGGCGCCAGTACCTGTACGGGCTGGGCTTCTACACGCTGTACTACCTGCTGTCGTCGGGGTGGTCGTTCCTGCTGCCGACGCTGACGCAGACCGGGCTCGGGCTGACCTTCCGCACCACCTGCATGCTGCTGTCGACCAGCGGCACCGTGTCGGCCATCGGCGCCGTCGTGATCACGCTGGGCATGGCGCTGGTGTTCCGCAAGCGGCGCGTGATCGCGATCGGCTTTATCGTCTACGCCTGCGCGGCGATGCTGCTGTCGACCCAGCTGATGCCGGGGGCGCCGGACTACGCGCTGGTGCCGGTGGTGCTGCTGGAGGGGCTGACGCCGGTGCTGCTGATGGTACAGGTGGCGTCGATGACCTACCTGGAAGTGCCGGTCGAGGATTTCTCGCACGCCTACCAGTTCAAGAACGTGTGCAAGCAGATTGCCTCGGCGATGGGCACCGGGCTGGCGAGCGTGTTCATGCAGGACGGCCTGGCGCAGCACCGCACCCACCTGGTCGAGCACATCACCCGCTTCAACCCGGCGCTGCAGATGCCCGACGCGCTGTCCGCGGCGGGACTGGCCAAGATCTCACAGGAAGTCGACCGGCAGGCGACGCTGCTCGCCGGCATGGACCTGCTGCATGGCTTTGCCGCGCTGTGCGTGGCGGCAGGGGTGTTCGTGCTGGTGCAGCGCAGCTTCCGCTAA